The following proteins are encoded in a genomic region of Cyclonatronum proteinivorum:
- a CDS encoding ATP-dependent helicase: MRTFKLEADPSESTSSQTQAQALLKGLNENQGRAVSYGDGPLLIIAGAGSGKTRVLTYRIAYLLAQKKANPWNILALTFTNKAAAEMRERIQKLIGPPASKLWMGTFHSIFSRILRIEAEKLGFTSSFSIYDSDDSERSVKAIIKEMGLDPREVKPRDIRFRISGAKNQLVSPHEFQEKFVRSSMDDIAGQVFPIYQTRLRQSNAMDFDDLLTLPSELFEQHPEVLEKYQDYFRYLLIDEYQDTNHAQYKVAKMLAAKYENITVVGDDAQSIYSFRGADISNILNFKSDYPNAAQIPLEQNYRSTQAILKCADSIIKQNKHQLDKTLWTQNDKGDPVTLLESFDEYDEANRVAGKLHELKLKRGYTNNDCAILYRTNYQSRVYEDVLRRKGINYQLVGGISFYQRKEIKDVIAYLRLLVNPNDEEALLRVINEPSRGIGDKSLQNLVQFARKQQVTIWDAFEQADQVVSHGPARRSMKAFKAVIDECRDLMTDDETSLVDVTRKLLESTGYVKQFVEENTHESLTRRENVMELINAIAQHEEARPDADLSTFLQEISLYSDTDSYDENQPAVTLMTVHAAKGLEFPVVFVVGLEEELFPIGGRNGEEADFEEERRLFYVAITRAEKDLFFSFAKQRTRFGESKRMARSRFLDEVDPAVVRTETGATIRQKDGFGSSFSSGGYNVEYDRRLAPQNRYQQKTASPAAAPSGGRTRPKPQAPKASYDGVTYDIQSPDDLAVGVSVFHDNFGKGKIMGREGSGPNMKLTVFFQGHGQKKLLVRLAKLKIIR; encoded by the coding sequence ATGCGCACGTTCAAGCTCGAAGCCGATCCAAGCGAGTCCACATCATCCCAAACACAGGCTCAGGCCCTGTTAAAAGGACTGAATGAAAATCAGGGGCGGGCGGTGAGCTACGGAGACGGACCCTTGCTGATTATTGCCGGCGCGGGCAGCGGGAAAACGCGGGTGCTCACCTATCGCATTGCCTACCTCCTTGCCCAAAAAAAGGCCAATCCCTGGAACATCCTCGCGCTCACCTTCACCAACAAAGCCGCTGCCGAAATGCGCGAGCGGATTCAGAAACTGATTGGTCCGCCGGCTTCCAAGCTTTGGATGGGCACCTTTCACTCGATTTTCTCCCGCATCCTGCGGATCGAAGCCGAAAAGCTGGGATTCACCTCAAGCTTCAGCATTTACGACAGCGACGACAGCGAGCGCTCGGTGAAGGCCATCATTAAGGAAATGGGCCTTGATCCGCGGGAAGTGAAGCCGCGCGATATCCGGTTCCGGATCAGCGGGGCGAAAAATCAGCTCGTGAGTCCGCATGAGTTTCAGGAAAAATTCGTGCGCAGCTCCATGGATGACATCGCGGGTCAGGTCTTCCCGATTTATCAGACGCGTCTGCGTCAGAGCAACGCCATGGACTTCGACGACCTCCTCACCCTGCCCTCCGAGCTGTTCGAACAGCACCCCGAAGTACTGGAAAAATATCAGGATTACTTCCGCTATCTCCTCATTGATGAATATCAGGATACCAATCATGCGCAGTACAAAGTTGCCAAAATGCTGGCGGCCAAGTACGAAAACATCACCGTAGTGGGCGACGACGCGCAAAGCATTTACTCTTTCCGGGGCGCGGACATTTCCAACATCCTGAACTTCAAATCCGACTACCCGAACGCGGCGCAGATTCCGCTGGAGCAAAACTACCGCTCGACGCAGGCCATCCTGAAATGCGCGGATTCCATCATCAAGCAGAACAAACATCAGCTCGACAAAACGCTCTGGACCCAAAACGACAAGGGCGACCCGGTGACGCTGCTCGAAAGCTTCGACGAGTACGACGAGGCCAACCGCGTGGCGGGCAAGCTGCACGAGCTGAAGCTCAAGCGCGGCTACACCAACAACGACTGCGCGATTCTGTACCGCACCAACTATCAGAGCCGGGTCTATGAAGACGTGCTGCGCCGCAAAGGAATCAATTATCAGCTTGTGGGCGGCATTTCCTTCTATCAGCGCAAAGAAATCAAAGATGTGATCGCCTACCTGCGCTTGCTCGTGAACCCCAACGACGAAGAAGCGCTCCTGCGGGTCATCAACGAGCCGAGCCGGGGCATTGGCGACAAGTCGCTCCAAAATCTCGTTCAGTTTGCGCGCAAACAGCAAGTCACCATATGGGACGCTTTCGAACAGGCCGATCAGGTCGTGTCGCACGGCCCCGCCCGACGCAGCATGAAAGCCTTCAAAGCCGTGATAGACGAATGCCGCGACCTCATGACCGATGATGAGACGAGCCTCGTTGATGTCACCCGCAAGCTGTTGGAAAGCACCGGCTACGTAAAACAGTTTGTGGAAGAAAACACGCACGAGTCGCTCACGCGGCGCGAAAACGTGATGGAGCTTATCAACGCCATTGCGCAGCATGAAGAAGCCCGGCCCGACGCCGACCTCAGCACCTTCCTGCAGGAAATAAGTCTGTATTCGGATACCGACAGCTATGACGAAAACCAGCCCGCCGTAACCCTGATGACCGTTCATGCCGCGAAGGGGCTGGAGTTTCCCGTGGTTTTTGTGGTCGGTCTGGAAGAAGAGCTGTTCCCCATTGGCGGGCGCAACGGCGAAGAAGCCGATTTCGAAGAAGAGCGCCGGCTGTTTTATGTGGCCATCACCCGGGCCGAGAAAGATTTGTTTTTCAGCTTTGCCAAACAGCGCACCCGATTCGGAGAGTCCAAGCGCATGGCCCGCTCGCGCTTTCTTGATGAAGTGGACCCGGCTGTCGTGCGCACCGAAACCGGGGCAACCATCCGGCAAAAAGACGGTTTCGGAAGCTCATTCAGCTCAGGCGGCTACAATGTGGAATACGACCGCAGGCTGGCTCCGCAGAACCGCTATCAGCAAAAGACCGCCTCGCCTGCAGCCGCACCATCGGGCGGACGAACAAGGCCGAAGCCGCAGGCTCCCAAAGCCAGCTACGACGGCGTCACCTACGATATTCAGAGTCCTGACGACCTCGCGGTGGGTGTAAGCGTGTTCCACGATAACTTCGGAAAAGGCAAAATTATGGGTCGGGAAGGCAGCGGGCCCAATATGAAACTCACCGTGTTTTTTCAGGGGCACGGCCAAAAGAAGCTACTCGTCCGTTTGGCTAAGCTCAAAATCATCCGGTAG